In Pseudomonadota bacterium, a single window of DNA contains:
- a CDS encoding NAD(P)-dependent oxidoreductase codes for MMVRVGIVGTGFIARSVVAELRNARDLAVARVLTRRKDTAIDGIDAGTLTLSLDELLERCDIVLEASGDPLHATVVVESALASGKKVVTMNAEFHVTTGPYFHGRGYLTEAEGDQPGATALLKRDALGMGFRPMAYVNIKGFLEPNPTRANMEYWSERQGLSLVETTSFTDGTKLQIEQALCANALGAIFVRDGMTGRKVSDLAETDYLVKDAEKLGCPVSDYVVAAGAPPGVFLLAKHDVSRTLPHYGPYEKLLTKGRSAYVLLRPYHLCALEVPKTLRSAAAGDAPLMFCSPVPYASVAAVAKRALEVDEVIDHAIGGFEVRGMAVAAAAHPDHVPIGLLKGARVRRRVLPEAVLQMDDVELEASRAGEIWSILQQRVNTAADQLAGAGGVAG; via the coding sequence ATGATGGTACGAGTAGGCATCGTTGGCACCGGGTTCATTGCACGCAGCGTCGTGGCAGAGCTTCGCAACGCACGAGATCTGGCTGTTGCCAGGGTTCTCACTCGCCGCAAAGATACGGCCATTGATGGCATAGATGCGGGTACGCTGACGCTGTCGCTTGACGAACTGCTGGAGCGTTGCGACATCGTGTTGGAGGCTAGTGGCGATCCGCTGCACGCTACGGTCGTGGTTGAAAGTGCGCTCGCGAGCGGTAAGAAAGTCGTCACGATGAACGCCGAGTTCCACGTGACGACGGGCCCCTATTTCCATGGTCGAGGCTACCTTACGGAGGCCGAGGGAGACCAGCCTGGCGCCACGGCCCTGCTGAAGAGGGACGCGCTGGGAATGGGGTTTCGACCAATGGCCTATGTCAATATCAAGGGCTTTCTCGAGCCCAATCCAACGCGGGCGAACATGGAGTACTGGAGCGAGCGCCAAGGGCTCAGCCTCGTTGAGACGACGTCTTTCACGGACGGTACCAAGCTGCAAATCGAGCAGGCGCTATGCGCAAATGCGCTCGGGGCGATCTTTGTTCGCGACGGCATGACGGGACGCAAGGTCTCTGATCTCGCCGAGACAGATTACCTCGTCAAGGACGCAGAGAAGCTCGGCTGTCCAGTCAGCGATTATGTCGTAGCAGCCGGCGCCCCACCTGGCGTCTTCTTATTGGCGAAGCACGACGTATCTCGCACGCTTCCCCACTATGGGCCGTACGAGAAGCTGCTGACCAAGGGCCGAAGTGCGTATGTGCTGCTGCGGCCCTACCACCTCTGTGCGTTGGAGGTACCAAAGACCTTGCGCAGCGCCGCGGCCGGGGACGCACCTCTGATGTTCTGCTCGCCTGTGCCGTACGCGTCGGTGGCGGCGGTCGCCAAACGGGCTCTCGAAGTGGACGAAGTGATCGATCATGCCATCGGTGGCTTCGAGGTTCGGGGTATGGCAGTGGCAGCCGCTGCCCACCCGGATCACGTTCCTATTGGCTTGCTGAAGGGTGCTCGCGTCCGGCGCCGTGTGCTTCCAGAAGCGGTGCTGCAGATGGACGACGTGGAACTCGAGGCGAGTCGGGCCGGGGAGATTTGGTCCATCTTGCAGCAGCGCGTTAACACAGCAGCCGATCAACTGGCAGGGGCAGGGGGGGTCGCCGGATGA